From a single Carassius gibelio isolate Cgi1373 ecotype wild population from Czech Republic chromosome A18, carGib1.2-hapl.c, whole genome shotgun sequence genomic region:
- the LOC127934336 gene encoding flavin reductase (NADPH), with protein MSDAIKNVALFGSTGMTGLATLPIAVAAGYSVTVLVRDAARLPSDHKASRVVVGDVLNKDDVKKTLEGQDAVIIILGTRNDLSPTTMMSEGTRNILEVMKARGIRKVIACMSAFLLWDRAKVPPRLVPVTEDHDRMYTVLKESGLDYVAVMPPHIAGDKPLTEKYTATENMLKGRVISKYDLGHFFVKCLSTSQWDGKTVGVCGEYS; from the exons ATGTCTGATGCTATAAAGAATGTGGCACTGTTCGGCAGCACGGGGATGACGGGGTTAGCGACCTTACCTATCGCAGTGGCCGCAG GTTACAGTGTGACTGTGCTGGTGAGAGACGCTGCAAGGCTTCCTTCAGACCACAAGGCCTCCAGAGTAGTGGTGGGAGACGTTCTGAACAAAGATGATGTGAAGAAGACCCTGGAGGGCCAGGATGCGGTGATCATCATTCTGGGGACAAGAAATGATCTCA GTCCCACAACGATGATGTCTGAGGGAACCCGGAACATTCTGGAGGTCATGAAAGCCCGCGGAATCCGTAAAGTTATTGCATGCATGTCAG CGTTTCTTCTGTGGGATCGTGCCAAAGTTCCTCCTCGCCTGGTACCGGTCACTGAAGATCATGACCGAATGTACACTGTCCTGAAGGAGTCAGGATTGGACTATGTAGCTGTCATGCCTCCGCATATTGCTG GTGACAAACCTCTGACAGAAAAATACACTGCGACTGAGAACATGTTAAAAGGAAGAGTCATCTCCAAATATGACCTGGGCCATTTCTTTGTCAAGTGCCTCTCCACTTCTCAATGGGATGGAAAGACGGTTGGAGTTTGTGGAGAATATAGTTAA
- the LOC127933859 gene encoding uncharacterized protein LOC127933859: protein MLQQNNNNNCLDMAHRDLLHECRRTDVSFTSALEFGAIPLIKGLRAWAVSGGYSKARRKAANGPRAQGTCQHPSENKAGQRSWSGQASSGYGHTLDRTISATRAPGVRQGSLGALVTVASLKGTEGGGRQTQTRCLFLKAQGRGSYICAVGNRGTGTRVTGPWTHTVILEGKKEELRCSSKGPKLSQDGPDEGGLFKAKPRAVRKWRKCSKTTGLAEKRTAAHGKGEIANQSSQPEYGDQKTALNSDTQPLNVIPDNTITQCQKGSSASYPLEVTIDLKMGKDERAHSPISVNTDAPESTDPQTCCSSAKLCAKPVEQVEAGMSINQSDNCSENESSCANGDAQGNTEVNKCDLDDRQNIQNVVADVPNLVSPVASKSNFNSLRIKLTTTDCNTEPSIDHSPMLTPSIVPVSIQKNEESRQDECLLDRENLHSVEPGDLATQRDGTPDTKTTVVLEDRAPVGVACSTTEKKRRPSMCSPQHWEELITRHGEHEVQQSDKSSSRGFSAPPANITITTIHSLVNPATTAAIATAIPALREGEVGARGGDFLPLVVNSELLSEPARVDDKDKVAADEGSLDVDEEEEEEEFGAFMQAGGERLWTDGFSEVQHSAEDYKCEEQTSSADANEPASWASDWTAVQSFQQSESTWTAFSQETVEQKIAPGDHWWTSTEKPKLPLSPLHNVSNVFLEAFPSEKSPCEDPEHIPTLKQLLQGPAENSNTGKHKEQSLLEGLQDLERMIGVKYKRAESLSCKLLLQSLHLERPSSECVRLKTSARFSPNLPTSNQQLAANAKRRLSYDFNRNIMT from the exons ATGCTGCaacagaacaacaacaataactgCTTGGACATGGCCCATAGGGATCTATTGCATGAATGCAGAAGAACCGATGTCTCATTCACCAGTGCCCTTGAGTTTGGAGCCATACCCCTGATTAAAGGCCTGAGAGCATGGGCTGTGAGTGGCGGCTACTCTAAAGCCAGGAGAAAGGCTGCTAATGGACCGCGAGCACAGGGCACATGCCAACATCCTTCTGAAAACAAAGCAGGGCAGAGAAGCTGGTCAGGGCAGGCCAGCAGTGGCTATGGGCACACACTGGATCGCACAATTAGTGCAACCAGAGCTCCAGGGGTCAGGCAAGGCAGTCTTGGTGCTCTTGTAACTGTGGCCTCTTTGAAAGGCACTGAGGGGGGTGGCAGGCAGACTCAGACACGCTGTCTCTTTCTCAAGGCCCAGGGCAGGGGCAGCTACATCTGCGCTGTTGGAAACCGAGGGACTGGGACGAGAGTCACAGGTCCTTGGACTCACACTGTCATTCTTGAAGGGAAAAAGGAAGAGCTTAGATGTTCCTCTAAAGGGCCGAAGCTGAGCCAGGATGGGCCAGATGAAGGTGGACTTTTCAAGGCCAAGCCCAGGGCCGTACGAAAATGGAGGAAGTGCAGTAAAACAACAGGCTTAGCGGAGAAAAGAACAGCGGCTCACGGCAAAGGGGAAATCGCCAATCAAAGCAGTCAACCGGAATATGGTGATCAAAAGACAGCACTGAATTCAGACACACAACCACTTAACGTAATACCAGATAACACAATAACACAATGCCAAAAGGGTAGCAGTGCTAGCTATCCACTTGAAGTCACTATCGACTTGAAGATGGGCAAAGACGAAAGGGCTCATTCACCCATATCAGTAAACACTGATGCACCTGAGAGCACGGATCCACAAACCTGCTGCTCTTCTGCCAAACTATGTGCCAAGCCAGTTGAACAGGTTGAAGCTGGGATGAGTATTAATCAGTCCGATAACTGTTCTGAAAATGAATCCAGTTGTGCCAATGGTGATGCACAAGGAAACACTGAGGTTAATAAATGTGACCTTGATGATCGCCAGAACATTCAAAACGTTGTTGCTGATGTGCCAAACCTAGTGTCACCTGTAGCATCTAAGAGTAACTTTAATAGTCTAAGAATCAAATTGACCACAACAGACTGTAATACTGAGCCAAGCATTGATCATTCCCCCATGCTAACTCCCTCCATAGTCCCTGTCAGCATTCAGAAAAATGAAGAATCCAGGCAAGATGAGTGCCTACTGGACCGTGAAAATCTACATTCAGTGGAGCCTGGTGATCTTGCAACACAGAGAGATGGGACTCCAGACACAAAGACTACAGTCGTGCTGGAGGACCGCGCTCCAGTGGGTGTTGCATGTAGCACTACAGAAAAGAAGAGGAGGCCGTCCATGTGCTCACCTCAGCATTGGGAGGAATTAATCACACGGCATGGAGAACATGAAGTTCAGCAGTCTGACAAATCCTCTTCACGAGGCTTTAGCGCACCACCAGCCAATATAACTATAACCACTATTCACTCCCTGGTTAATCCTGCCACCACAGCAGCCATAGCAACAGCCATCCCAGCATTAAGAGAGGGGGAGGTGGGGGCGAGAGGTGGAGACTTTCTGCCTCTGGTGGTGAACTCAGAGTTGCTATCAGAGCCGGCAAGAGTTGACGACAAGGACAAGGTGGCCGCTGACGAGGGGTCTCTTGATGtggacgaggaggaggaggaggaggagtttGGGGCTTTCATGCAAGCAGGTGGAGAGCGGCTGTGGACGGATGGATTCAGTGAGGTCCAACATTCGGCTGAGGATTACAAGTGTG AGGAACAAACAAGTTCTGCTGATGCAAATGAACCTGCATCCTGGGCatctgattggactgcagttcagTCATTCCAGCAGTCTGAGAGCACATGGACCGCCTTCAGCCAGGAGACTGTGGAGCAGAAGATAGCCCCTGGTGACCACTGGTGGACTTCTACCGAAAAGCCAAAGCTTCCCCTCTCTCCTCTCCATAATGTG tcaAATGTGTTTCTAGAGGCCTTTCCCTCTGAAAAGTCCCCATGTGAAGATCCTGAACACATTCCTACACTAAAGCAGCTTCTGCAAGGACCAGCTGAAAACAGCAATACAGGGAAGCACAA GGAGCAGAGCTTACTTGAAGGCCTCCAGGATCTAGAGCGGATGATTGGTGTGAAATATAAGAGGGCGGAGTCTCTTTCCTGTAAACTTCTCCTTCAGTCACTGCATCTGGAACGTCCCAGCTCT GAATGTGTTCGTCTGAAGACCAGTGCCAGATTTTCTCCAAATCTCCCAACATCCAACCAGCAGTTAGCTGCAAATGCTAAGAGGAGACTGTCTTATGACTTCAACAGAAATATTATGACCTAG
- the LOC127934335 gene encoding uncharacterized protein LOC127934335, translating into MVAKGQKRKLHREDEGGGSAWRSQLQSVLDISMDKFHRDQALVEPCLLRSVLINNTLRQVQSEVRAQVESLSTGNNPTKSKPEANFPQWSPSAEHHTPLFSENTDDDFMAWTSEEDFSLSSAISSILKDLEAGQGPCVSQRAPLSSVENRTQRPPRTERTSAVASSVKTEQMCPGRLQDVGVDRLLLDIDTAVFEPEVNLLQGFSVTADDLVKYLPSLSKSTSASSSSSIVSHTEATWEIQEIEHVMDILMRTYPQSSQCQQSLSSSTSRSVKEMI; encoded by the coding sequence ATGGTGGCCAAGGGACAGAAGCGCAAACTTCACAGAGAGGACGAGGGAGGAGGATCAGCGTGGAGGAGTCAGCTGCAGTCTGTGTTGGACATCTCCATGGATAAGTTTCACCGTGACCAGGCTCTCGTGGAGCCCTGCTTATTACGGTCGGTTCTGATCAACAACACACTGCGGCAGGTCCAGTCCGAGGTCCGGGCGCAGGTCgaatctctgtccactggaaatAATCCCACGAAATCAAAACCAGAGGCCAATTTCCCCCAGTGGTCTCCATCAGCAGAGCATCATACACCTCTGTTCTCTGAAAATACGGATGACGATTTCATGGCCTGGACTTCTGAGGAGGATTTCTCTTTATCTTCAGCCATTTCTTCCATTCTCAAAGATCTAGAGGCCGGTCAAGGGCCTTGTGTATCTCAGCGGGCTCCGCTCAGCTCTGTAGAGAATCGAACACAGCGTCCTCCGAGGACTGAGAGAACGTCTGCCGTGGCATCGTCTGTCAAAACAGAGCAGATGTGTCCAGGTCGTCTCCAGGATGTAGGTGTAGACAGACTTCTCCTAGACATCGACACGGCTGTGTTTGAACCCGAGGTGAACCTTCTGCAAGGTTTCTCGGTCACGGCCGATGATCTGGTGAAGTATCTGCCATCCCTGTCCAAATCCACATCAGCGTCCTCTTCCTCCTCTATAGTCTCTCACACTGAGGCAACGTGGGAAATCCAGGAGATAGAGCATGTCATGGACATCCTGATGCGAACGTACCCACAAAGCTCTCAATGTCAGCAGTCTTTGTCATCTAGCACATCTCGTTCTGTTAAAGaaatgatctga
- the LOC127934333 gene encoding uncharacterized protein LOC127934333 — MEQQSLLHSPDTTHGVRTQARARQLSTRLQAYDVALPKSLIPDPVLHETSYHLPRMDSPAAQFDLSGQAEPVSTVEQLPMGDLSLVQYGEVSAMSHQLDVERSVGHLSSSVAPPGYHSPSECDSFSSGAASPIFQVDVRAQTTSPPVVRPKATAVSSVPLPHLGQSFQAQTAHIDISQQSVLWHVTQGTLPAAYGTTSTYRGAPPLSVPHVTPQQGVLFSTVDSTCQLTSSLPHTVTSVKLPLTTTAYRPLVPPVYQLQAHMPSQATRQSFAVSDPYRPPLQTAGYHPAQPPVHTPVQPGYPPSVVRQPPPPFPVYQPLPVTPQLQPVPIPALPKLVNDSEREFTDLKMALDNLLNPHTELTEHYKYRVLMEQLVLEEARLIAQACRHHPAPYMAAMIALQRQYGQPHQLAQSEIAALLNSPDIRVGDAKAFQSFALNVDLLVGMLMSLEGPQGRELSCTGHVDRLLSKLPKHYRDSFIEHLQLRGRLHTDSLNPYNLHDLADWLKVKAEAQCLSTKMVQRYQTERVQVSRKDRQSVPKPQTRSTAVYHGSEQPMEASTGQSVHTNAANSQSSARRLKRLCLFCKSQEHYLSQCSKITECSPDQILKWIKDGKRCWKCGRTSHKWEECTLKKPCRDCGNIHLGVLHSIAQDGPSSVLLTTSHERAYLTSPSFTGRVYLKVVPVLLWRGKMSISTYAILDDGAQRSIILPAAVQQLGIDGREEIMALRTIRHDITELKGQSIDLLLSPQSRPEEKHSLTGIFTAPLLTLTEQTYPIKRLQRCYHHLRGIPIPSFARVQPLILIGSDYPTLITPKEPIRLGPAGGPVAVRTQLGWVLQGPDGLLPHQIPSSQCLFTSLTPLRDPVYQHVERLWQLDVLPSRSEKVITRSKQDQMAADMLETKTRRVEVDGVRRYATPLLRAPNAPPLKGTMESVLSSLRNTEKHLSRDPERAKVYEAEIQKLLDSGYVVRVPSEGQHVDEESWFIPHHLVQHNDKYRLVFNCSFAYQGMSLNQQLLPGPTLGASLLGVLVRFRQYAVAISGDIRGMFHQVRLLPEDRPLLRFIWRNMRRKDPPDIYEWQVLPFGTTCSPCCATFALQMHVRCQQFGNEEVLQSIERSFYVDNCLQSLPTAEEAKRLIDKMRPLLASGGFEIRQWATNIPSVVQHLPSKARSESIDPLGFSIPFTTRAKVLVQRLWNKPRDWDDPNLPADLLEKWTVWEKELPDLYKLTLPRCYLPADFDVEKSKLSLHVFGDASEVAYGSVAYLRAEQHSKIHTTFVMARSRVAPKRQLSMPRLELCAALTSAQLAQFLKQELTIAIETVTLWTDSTTVLTWIQSESCRYKVFVGTRVAEIQELTELHSWRYVDSSNNPADDITRGRTLKELANSDMWSRGPGFLREPPDHWPVKPLAEAREDTLETRKAVFCGLVTDDRNPDMPDASQYTSWSALVDATYRSLHGAAAQDTSKASLEYRRAEALILSQCQEESFPEEFKALKSGNQVPTASRLNTLAPEFDPEFCLIRVGGRLRRLDGFSKTEIHPVVLDPHHQVTKLIVKHFDERLLHPGPDRVFAELRRHFWILRGRQAIKRHQRECVECQKWRAKPTLPIMSDLPSARLRLYQPPFFSTGVDCFGPFMVKIGRRTEKRWGVIFKCLTTRCIHLDLLSSIDTDAFLLALRRFIARRGTPSEIISDQGTNFRGAETKLREAFKEMEPRLQEQLASYQITFRMNPPAVPHFGGAWEREIRSVKSALRVVIGSQSVPEDVLQTVLTEVEGILNSKPLGYVSSDVADLDPITPNMLLMGRRDASLPQVVYTPEPLSKRRWRHSQTIIDHFWSYFTRHYLPGLQTRQKWQRVTQDLAENTVVMIIDPQLPRAQWPIGRVVKLIPSADGHVRSAQVQVNDRLYLRPVAKLVRLPALPDGGEADSND; from the coding sequence ATGGAGCAACAGAGCCTACTTCATTCCCCTGATACGACACACGGTGTTCGCACACAGGCGAGAGCACGTCAGCTTTCCACACGTCTGCAAGCTTATGATGTAGCCTTGCCGAAGTCTCTCATACCAGACCCTGTTCTTCACGAAACTTCATACCACCTACCAAGGATGGATTCTCCAGCAGCGCAGTTCGACCTCAGTGGACAGGCCGAGCCAGTCTCGACTGTGGAGCAGCTGCCCATGGGTGATCTATCGCTGGTGCAGTATGGAGAAGTATCCGCTATGAGTCATCAGTTGGATGTTGAGAGATCTGTCGGTCATCTTAGCTCTTCAGTAGCTCCTCCAGGGTATCACAGCCCATCCGAGTGTGATTCATTCAGTAGTGGTGCTGCATCACCCATATTCCAGGTAGATGTACGAGCCCAAACTACTTCACCACCTGTAGTCAGACCAAAGGCTACTGCAGTCTCATCTGTCCCGCTTCCGCATTTAGGCCAGTCATTTCAAGCTCAGACAGCCCACATTGATATTTCTCAGCAGTCAGTTTTGTGGCACGTAACACAAGGCACCCTTCCTGCTGCATATGGTACTACTTCGACATATCGTGGTGCTCCCCCCTTATCTGTACCACATGTAACGCCACAGCAGGGGGTTCTGTTCAGCACAGTAGATTCTACATGTCAGCTTACCTCATCACTGCCACATACTGTTACTTCAGTGAAGCTGCCTTTGACCACTACAGCGTATAGGCCTTTAGTACCCCCTGTATATCAGTTACAGGCTCACATGCCGAGCCAAGCCACACGGCAGTCGTTCGCTGTCTCTGACCCGTATCGCCCTCCTCTACAGACTGCTGGGTATCACCCTGCTCAGCCTCCCGTCCACACTCCTGTGCAGCCTGGGTATCCCCCTTCAGTGGTTCGCCAGCCACCACCTCCTTTTCCAGTTTACCAGCCTCTGCCAGTTACACCCCAGCTACAACCAGTTCCCATTCCAGCCTTGCCTAAGCTTGTGAACGATAGTGAGAGGGAGTTCACAGACCTGAAGATGGCCTTGGATAATCTTCTCAATCCTCACACCGAGCTTACAGAGCACTATAAATACAGGGTACTGATGGAGCAGTTGGTTCTTGAGGAAGCTAGGTTAATTGCCCAAGCATGCCGACATCATCCTGCGCCCTATATGGCAGCTATGATAGCATTGCAACGACAGTATGGCCAGCCTCATCAACTGGCACAGAGCGAGATCGCAGCCTTGCTGAACTCACCTGATATTAGAGTTGGTGATGCAAAGGCCTTTCAGAGTTTTGCACTCAATGTTGACTTACTAGTTGGTATGCTGATGTCACTCGAGGGGCCACAGGGCCGAGAGCTCTCTTGTACAGGGCATGTCGATAGATTACTCAGTAAGTTGCCCAAACACTACCGAGACAGCTTTATAGAGCATTTACAGTTACGAGGCCGATTGCACACTGACAGCCTAAATCCATATAACCTGCATGACCTTGCTGACTGGTTGAAGGTCAAGGCGGAAGCGCAGTGTTTATCTACCAAGATGGTGCAGCGCTACCAGACAGAGAGAGTACAGGTCTCACGTAAGGACCGCCAGTCTGTACCCAAGCCCCAGACTCGATCCACTGCAGTCTATCATGGAAGTGAACAGCCCATGGAAGCTAGCACAGGGCAGTCTGTCCACACCAATGCTGCTAATTCTCAGTCATCGGCCAGGAGACTGAAGCGTTTGTGTCTGTTCTGTAAGAGTCAGGAGCATTACCTGTCACAGTGTAGCAAAATCACTGAGTGCTCACCTGATCAGATTCTGAAGTGGATAAAGGATGGGAAAAGATGCTGGAAATGTGGACGCACAAGTCATAAATGGGAGGAATGTACTCTGAAGAAGCCCTGCAGGGATTGTGGTAATATACATCTCGGAGTGCTGCATTCCATTGCCCAGGATGGTCCTAGCAGTGTGCTGCTGACAACTTCTCACGAGCGTGCATATCTCACTTCTCCTAGTTTCACGGGTCGTGTGTACTTGAAAGTAGTTCCAGTGCTTCTGTGGAGAGGCAAGATGTCTATTTCAACTTACGCTATCTTGGATGATGGGGCTCAGCGGAGTATCATCCTTCCTGCAGCTGTCCAGCAACTTGGTATTGATGGAAGAGAAGAGATTATGGCCCTTCGTACCATCCGACATGACATCACAGAATTGAAGGGGCAGTCAATTGACTTGCTGCTTTCCCCACAGTCAAGGCCAGAGGAGAAGCACAGCCTTACAGGTATCTTCACCGCGCCTCTCCTCACGCTTACTGAGCAAACCTACCCTATCAAGAGGCTCCAGCGATGTTATCACCATCTCAGAGGGATACCCATTCCATCTTTCGCTAGGGTCCAACCCTTAATTTTAATTGGGTCTGATTATCCTACATTAATTACCCCAAAGGAGCCCATCAGATTGGGCCCAGCGGGCGGACCAGTCGCTGTACGCACGCAGCTCGGTTGGGTCCTCCAGGGACCAGATGGATTGCTCCCACATCAGATACCTTCATCTCAGTGTTTGTTCACTTCTCTTACACCACTGCGAGATCCTGTCTATCAGCATGTTGAACGACTCTGGCAGCTTGATGTCCTTCCATCTCGCAGCGAGAAAGTGATAACTCGGTCTAAACAGGATCAGATGGCTGCAGACATGTTGGAGACCAAGACGCGACGAGTAGAAGTTGACGGAGTCCGGCGCTACGCTACTCCACTCCTTCGTGCGCCAAACGCTCCACCGCTGAAGGGGACTATGGAATCCGTTTTGTCCAGCCTCAGGAACACTGAGAAACACCTGAGTAGAGACCCTGAGAGGGCTAAGGTGTACGAAGCTGAAATACAGAAGCTCCTTGATTCAGGGTATGTTGTCAGGGTACCATCAGAAGGCCAGCATGTAGACGAGGAGTCGTGGTTCATACCACACCACCTCGTGCAGCATAATGACAAGTACAGGTTGGTCTTCAATTGTTCCTTTGCCTACCAAGGTATGTCTCTTAACCAGCAGTTGCTTCCAGGTCCTACCCTCGGTGCCTCACTGCTAGGAGTACTTGTGCGGTTCCGGCAGTACGCGGTAGCCATCAGTGGGGATATACGTGGTATGTTCCACCAAGTGAGACTCCTACCGGAGGATAGACCCCTTCTGAGGTTCATTTGGAGGAACATGCGCAGAAAGGACCCGCCAGACATCTATGAATGGCAAGTCTTGCCTTTCGGGACGACCTGCAGCCCCTGCTGCGCCACCTTCGCGCTGCAGATGCACGTTCGCTGCCAGCAGTTCGGCAATGAGGAAGTATTGCAGTCCATAGAGCGGAGCTTCTACGTGGACAACTGCCTACAGAGCCTTCCCACTGCTGAGGAAGCCAAGCGACTCATTGACAAGATGAGGCCTCTCTTAGCCTCCGGGGGCTTTGAAATCAGACAGTGGGCCACTAATATCCCTTCTGTTGTCCAGCACCTCCCATCTAAAGCTCGTTCAGAGAGCATTGACCCTCTAGGATTCTCCATTCCTTTCACCACCCGTGCCAAGGTTCTCGTTCAGAGACTCTGGAACAAACCGAGAGATTGGGATGATCCGAATCTTCCTGCAGACCTGCTGGAGAAGTGGACCGTATGGGAGAAGGAGCTGCCTGATCTCTATAAGCTCACGCTTCCAAGGTGCTATCTTCCTGCTGACTTTGATGTGGAGAAATCAAAATTAAGCCTTCATGTGTTTGGCGATGCATCCGAGGTTGCCTATGGGTCGGTGGCTTATCTCCGTGCAGAGCAACACAGTAAGATCCACACTACCTTTGTCATGGCTCGCTCTAGGGTAGCCCCCAAGCGTCAACTGTCGATGCCACGTCTCGAGCTGTGTGCAGCATTGACTAGCGCTCAGCTTGCACAGTTTCTCAAACAGGAGCTAACCATTGCCATAGAGACAGTGACATTATGGACTGACTCGACTACAGTACTGACCTGGATCCAGTCTGAGTCCTGTAGATACAAAGTGTTCGTCGGGACAAGAGTGGCAGAAATACAAGAGTTGACTGAGCTCCACTCTTGGCGATACGTTGACTCCTCAAATAACCCGGCGGACGATATTACCAGAGGGAGAACGCTCAAGGAGCTGGCTAACTCTGACATGTGGAGTCGAGGCCCAGGATTCCTCCGTGAACCGCCAGATCATTGGCCAGTCAAGCCCCTGGCAGAGGCCCGAGAGGATACCTTAGAAACAAGGAAAGCTGTTTTCTGTGGATTAGTCACAGACGATCGAAATCCAGACATGCCTGATGCATCTCAGTATACTTCTTGGAGTGCCTTAGTCGACGCGACCTACCGGTCCCTCCATGGGGCGGCCGCCCAAGATACTAGTAAAGCATCCTTAGAATACAGGCGTGCAGAAGCTCTTATCTTGAGTCAATGTCAGGAGGAGTCTTTCCCAGAGGAATTCAAGGCCTTAAAATCAGGGAACCAGGTGCCCACAGCCAGCCGTCTGAACACGCTTGCACCCGAGTTCGACCCTGAGTTCTGCCTAATTCGTGTGGGAGGTAGGCTACGGCGATTGGATGGCTTCAGCAAAACCGAGATACACCCAGTGGTTCTAGATCCCCATCATCAGGTGACAAAACTCATCGTTAAGCACTTTGATGAGCGTCTACTCCATCCAGGACCTGATAGGGTCTTCGCAGAGCTCCGTCGCCATTTCTGGATCCTAAGGGGCAGGCAAGCCATCAAACGACACCAGAGAGAGTGCGTAGAATGTCAGAAGTGGAGAGCTAAGCCGACTCTACCTATTATGTCTGACTTACCCTCAGCTCGCCTAAGATTGTACCAACCCCCCTTCTTCTCTACTGGAGTCGACTGCTTCGGGCCATTCATGGTTAAGATTGGCCGTCGGACGGAGAAGCGATGGGGCGTCATCTTCAAGTGCCTGACAACCAGATGCATTCACCTTGACCTGCTCAGCAGCATTGACACTGATGCATTCTTACTGGCATTAAGGCGCTTCATAGCACGCAGAGGAACCCCATCTGAGATCATATCAGATCAGGGTACTAACTTCCGGGGAGCCGAGACCAAACTGAGAGAAGCTTTCAAGGAGATGGAGCCCAGACTGCAGGAGCAGCTGGCTAGTTATCAGATCACTTTTAGGATGAATCCTCCCGCTGTACCCCACTTCGGAGGCGCATGGGAAAGGGAGATCCGATCTGTAAAGTCTGCACTGCGAGTAGTCATCGGGAGTCAGTCTGTGCCTGAAGATGTCCTACAGACTGTACTGACCGAAGTAGAGGGTATCCTGAACAGCAAGCCCTTGGGATACGTTTCATCCGACGTGGCAGACTTGGATCCAATAACCCCAAATATGCTTCTCATGGGGCGGCGAGACGCCTCGCTTCCCCAGGTGGTCTACACCCCTGAGCCCTTGTCCAAGCGTCGCTGGCGTCATTCCCAGACTATCATCGATCATTTCTGGTCTTACTTTACACGACACTACCTACCGGGTCTCCAGACTCGCCAGAAATGGCAGCGGGTAACTCAAGATCTAGCTGAGAACACGGTGGTCATGATAATCGACCCGCAGCTTCCCAGAGCCCAATGGCCAATTGGTCGGGTTGTCAAACTGATACCCAGTGCTGATGGACATGTCAGGTCAGCTCAAGTACAGGTCAATGATCGCCTATACCTACGACCTGTGGCCAAACTTGTCAGACTCCCGGCACTACCGGACGGAGGTGAAGCGGACTCCAATGACTAG
- the LOC127934334 gene encoding potassium channel subfamily K member 6 → MSTAFRSCLVLGGFIFAYIAYLLLGALVFSAIERPVEETMKSDLNSLKEEFLNLSCINATALEIFLEKVLQANKYGVSVLENASLPTNWDLASALFFANTMVTTVGYGHTTPLSDAGKAFSIVYALIGVPFTMLVLTACVQRLMHPLTYGPISVCQRRAGLQHRSASVLHFIMMLVLVVLGFFVVPALVFSTIEETWSFLDSFYFCFISLCTIGLGDFVPAEKPGQRLRALYKISVMVYLFVGLMVMFLVLRTFHKLADVHGWTAFFQLPSYEEEDDDKEPIMGQDPDDESPEAVKPLDPSSQVSYNSINR, encoded by the exons ATGTCCACGGCGTTCAGGTCTTGTCTCGTGCTCGGCGGCTTCATATTTGCGTACATCGCTTATTTGTTGTTGGGAGCGCTTGTTTTCTCTGCCATCGAGAGGCCTGTCGAAGAGACCATGAAATCAGACCTGAACTCGCTGAAAGAGGAGTTCCTCAACCTGAGCTGCATCAACGCCACGGCTCTCGAAATTTTCTTGGAGAAAGTCTTGCAAGCGAATAAATACGGTGTGTCGGTCCTTGAAAACGCGTCGCTGCCTACAAACTGGGATTTGGCGTCTGCTCTGTTCTTTGCAAACACGATGGTGACGACAGTGG GGTACGGCCACACTACGCCTCTGTCTGATGCGGGTAAAGCTTTCTCCATTGTGTATGCTTTGATTGGAGTGCCCTTCACCATGCTAGTGCTCACAGCCTGTGTCCAGCGCCTCATGCACCCGCTGACCTACGGACCCATCTCTGTGTGCCAGCGGAGGGCCGGCCTGCAGCATCGCAGCGCCAGTGTGCTGCACTTCATCATGATGCTGGTCCTGGTGGTGCTCGGCTTCTTTGTGGTGCCTGCGCTGGTGTTCAGCACCATAGAAGAAACCTGGTCTTTCTTAGACTCCTTCTACTTCTGTTTCATCTCGCTCTGCACTATAGGACTGGGGGACTTCGTACCAGCAGAAAAGCCAGGACAGAGACTCAGAGCTTTGTACAAGATATCAGTCATGG TCTACCTGTTTGTGGGATTGATGGTCATGTTCCTGGTCCTTCGGACTTTCCACAAGCTTGCAGATGTGCACGGCTGGACTGCTTTCTTCCAGCTGCCGAGCTAcgaggaggaagatgatgataAAGAACCAATAATGGGACAAGACCCTGACGATGAATCCCCGGAGGCTGTGAAGCCCCTGGATCCCAGCTCTCAAGTGTCCTACAACTCCATCAATAGATAA